The genomic DNA TTTTGCGACCTCGGCTGCGAAGTCTTCCTTGACCACTTCGATGCCTTCGCCAACTTCCAGACGCACGAAACCGGAAATGGTTGCGCCCGCTTCTTTTGCGGCTTCACCAACGGTGTGATCTGGGTTCACAACGAACGCCTGGTTCAGCAGTGTCACTTCGGACATGTATTTCTTCATCCGACCTACAATCATCTTTTCGATGACCTGTTCCGGCTTGCCGGATTCGCGGGCGATGTCGATCTGGACCTGCTTTTCTTTCTCGACGACGGCTGGGTCAAGGTCGTCTTCCGACAGCGATGCCGGGTTTACAGCTGCGATGTGCATCGCGACCTGCTTGCCGAACGCCTCGTCACCACCGGACATTGCCACCAACACGCCGATCTTGCCCATACCGGGAGCAGCCGCGTTGTGGACGTAGGACACAACAGTGTCGCCCTCGATCGCGGACATCCGGCGGACAGACATGTTTTCGCCGATCACGGCAACGGCGTCGGTCACGGTCTGCTCGACCGATTTGCCGCCCATGTCCGCTGCTTTCAGCGCGTCGATGTCGGATTGCGAAACCGCAACATCGGCAATGTTGCCGACCATTTTCTGGAAATCGGCGTTCTTGCCGACGAAATCGGTCTCGGAGTTGACTTCAACCGCCACACCGCGCCCGCCTTCAACTTTCACGGCCACGAGGCCCTCGGCCGCGGTACGGCCGGATTTTTTGGCCGCTTTGGCCAGGCCCTTGGTGCGCAGCCAATCGACCGCCGCTTCCATATCGCCGTCTGTTTCGGTCAACGCCTTCTTGGCGTCCATCATGCCTGCGCCGGTCGCGTCGCGCAGTTCTTTCACCAAAGATGCAGTAATTGCCATCGCTTGGGTCTCCTAAATTTGGTTTCAGGTCTGGATGTGTCCGGGGCAGGTATCCCCTGCCCCATCCTACATGCCGTCATCGGTTCCCTGCCCGAAGGCAGGGTCACCGGATCAGGATTTCGCCGCTTCGACGGTTTCCTGCTTCGATTCGATATCGAAAGGCGCGCCATCGGCTGTCGATGCGTCAGAAGCGGTCTGATCGGATACGTTACCCGTCTCCACACCGGTGCTTTCTGCGACGACTTCTTCCTCGGGGGCCTGCTCCATCTCGCCGATGTCGACACCTGCGGCGCCCAGCTGTGCGGACATGCCGTCGAGTGCGGCGCGCGATGCCAGATCGCAGTACAGACCGATTGCGCGTGCCGCGTCATCGTTGCCGGGGATGATGTAATCGATACCGTCTGGCGAGCAGTTGGTGTCGACAACAGCCACAACCGGAATGCCCAGTTTGTTGGCTTCTGCGATGGCCAGCTGTTCCTTGCGCACATCGATCACGAACAGCAGGTCAGGACGACCGCCCATTTCGCGGATACCGCCCAGCGACGCCTGCAGTTTGCCTTGGTCACGTTCCATGCCAAGACGCTCTTTCTTGGTCAGACCCTCGAAACCCATCTCGGACTGTTCGTCGATGTTTTTCAAACGGTTGATCGACTGCGAAACAGTCTGCCAGTTGGTCAGCGTACCGCCGAGCCAGCGGTGGTTCATGTAATATTGCGCGCATTTCTCGGCGGCTTCGGCGATGGGCTGTTGTGCCTGACGCTTGGTGCCGACGAAAAGGATGCTGCCGCCCTTGGCGACGGTGTCGCGGATGACCTGAAGCGCCTGGTCCAGCATTGGAACAGTCTGTGTCAGATCCATGATGTGAATGCCGTTGCGCGCGCCGTAGATGAACGGACCCATGCGAGGGTTCCAGCGCTGCGTCTGGTGGCCGAAGTGTACGCCTGCTTCAAGCAATTGGCGCATGGAGAACTCAGGAAGAGCCATGTCTTTATACCTTTCCGGTTTAGCCTCATCGGGGGTATGATCCGCGACATGCGAACCAACCGGCGGAGGTGCGGGGATGTCTCCCCCGTA from Sulfitobacter sp. S190 includes the following:
- the tsf gene encoding translation elongation factor Ts — encoded protein: MAITASLVKELRDATGAGMMDAKKALTETDGDMEAAVDWLRTKGLAKAAKKSGRTAAEGLVAVKVEGGRGVAVEVNSETDFVGKNADFQKMVGNIADVAVSQSDIDALKAADMGGKSVEQTVTDAVAVIGENMSVRRMSAIEGDTVVSYVHNAAAPGMGKIGVLVAMSGGDEAFGKQVAMHIAAVNPASLSEDDLDPAVVEKEKQVQIDIARESGKPEQVIEKMIVGRMKKYMSEVTLLNQAFVVNPDHTVGEAAKEAGATISGFVRLEVGEGIEVVKEDFAAEVAKAAQG
- the rpsB gene encoding 30S ribosomal protein S2; the encoded protein is MALPEFSMRQLLEAGVHFGHQTQRWNPRMGPFIYGARNGIHIMDLTQTVPMLDQALQVIRDTVAKGGSILFVGTKRQAQQPIAEAAEKCAQYYMNHRWLGGTLTNWQTVSQSINRLKNIDEQSEMGFEGLTKKERLGMERDQGKLQASLGGIREMGGRPDLLFVIDVRKEQLAIAEANKLGIPVVAVVDTNCSPDGIDYIIPGNDDAARAIGLYCDLASRAALDGMSAQLGAAGVDIGEMEQAPEEEVVAESTGVETGNVSDQTASDASTADGAPFDIESKQETVEAAKS